The nucleotide window GGTCATCGAGCCCATCGATGCCCGCGTAAAGCAGAAGGTGCAGGAAGGCTACCTCGACGTGCAGGCCAAAGACCTCGACCACGCCCTCGAAATCTGCCTCCGCTCGAAAGAAGACCGCATCGGCTGGTCGGTGGGGCTGACCGGCAACGCCGCCACCGTGCTGCCCGAGCTATTGGCCCGCGGCTTTCAGGTGGACATCATCACCGACCAGACCTCGGCTCACGACCTGATGGACTATATTCCCGAGGGCGACATCACGGAGGTGCTGCAGCTGCGCAAGGATAACCCCGAGGAGTTCAAGCGCCAGGCGCTGGCCTCCATCGTGAAGCACTGCCAGGCCATCATCGACATGCAGGCGGCCGGCTCCGTGGCCCTCGACTACGGCAACAACCTGCGCGGGCAAGCCGAAAAAGGCGGCCTGCAGGTGCGCGACGAGAACGGGCAGTTTCTCTACCCCGGCTTCGTGCCCGGCTACATCCGCCCGCTGTTCTGTGAGGGCAAAGGCCCCTTCCGCTGGGCTGCCCTCTCCGGCGACCCACAGGACATCCTGCGCATCGACCGCGCCCTGCTCGAAACCTTCCCCGACAACAAGATGCTGGCCCGCTGGATTGAGAAGGCCCAGGCCAAGGTGCCCTTCATCGGGTTGCCCGCCCGCGTGTGCTGGCTGGGCTACGGCGAGCGGGAAAAGTTCGGCCTGGTCATCAACGACCTGGTGGCCCGGGGCGAAGTTTCGGCTCCCATCGTCATCGGCCGTGACCACCTCGACTGCGGCTCCGTGGCCTCGCCCAACCGCGAAACCGAGGGCATGAAGGACGGCTCCGACGCCGTAGCCGACTGGCCCCTGCTCAACGCCCTGGCCAACACCGCCTCCGGCGCCGACTGGGTGAGTTTGCACAACGGCGGCGGCGTGGGCATCGGCAACAGCACGCACTCCGGCATGGTCATCGTGGCGACAGGAACCCCCGAAAAAGCCGAGCGCCTGCGCCGCGTGCTCACCACCGACCCCGGCATGGGCGTCTTCCGCCACGCCGATGCCGGCTACGAGCTGGCCCAGCAGGTAGCCCAGGAGCGCGGGGTGAAGATTCCTAGATAAGCAGATTGTAATAAAATAACATTCAAGAACAAGAAATAATGGAACTGAAAGAAATAAGAATTAGGAACTTTAGGACAGTTGAGCAGGAGCAATCTATTGCCTTGGCAAATGGCATTACTTTAGTTGGCCCGAATAGTAGTGGTAAGACTAATATACTTAAAGCAATAAAAATTTTATTCACTGGGTTTGAAAATACGCTTGGTTATAATAGAGTCCAAGATTTGACTTTTGGGCAAAAGAATAGAACAAGTATTGTTGCTCAGTTCCAGGGCGAAGCTAAAGGTATAGATAAAGAAATATATAAGCAGGTTGATGAGCTTCATAAATTGCAAGGAACAAAAAGGTCTAATGACTTGATTAATCTTAGTCTCTATTTTACTGAAGCAGAAACTCCTGTTTATAACATATTTTCAAATGTAAAGAGGCCAACAGATGCTGCAAAAAATAAAACATATTCTAGAATACATCGTCAACTTGTAACTCAAATTATAGATTCTTTTTGTATTTATTATGTTCCTGCATCAAAAAGTATAAAACAATTATATGAAGAACTGTTGGCCCCATTTCTAAGGCAGTTAGCTGCTGATGCTTTTGAGCCTCATATCGCCGCAATGCTTGTTCAAGTAGATGAAGTTGCTGCTCGGTTAAATAAACAATTACATGATGCTGGATTAAAGAATCTGAATGCTTCTTTTGCAATTCCTGATGATTCATTGAATAAGCTTTTGACAAATTTTAATTCTATACTAGAAGATCCTGCGAAAACGCCATTGTATGAAAAAGGTATGGGTATTCAGTCCACTGCCCTCATTGCCTCCTTTTTATGGATAACACAGGAGCAGAAAAGACGGAATAGGAAGAATGTAATTTGGTTGTTAGAAGAGCCTGAATCGTATTT belongs to Hymenobacter sp. J193 and includes:
- the hutU gene encoding urocanate hydratase, whose amino-acid sequence is MSHSTLETPELNLEATSKSSAEKPTTRPMYYEYKPEETVKAQHGPELRCKTWEAEAALRMLENNLDPAVSLVYDELIVYGGAGRAARNWKEYQTIVRTLKNLEPDETMLVQSGKAVGVLRTWAHAPRVLIANSNIVPAWSTQEYFDELDKLGLMMYGQMTAGSWIYIATQGILQGTYETFAAVADKHFGGTLRGTITVTAGLGGMSGAQPLAVTMNDGVCLVIEPIDARVKQKVQEGYLDVQAKDLDHALEICLRSKEDRIGWSVGLTGNAATVLPELLARGFQVDIITDQTSAHDLMDYIPEGDITEVLQLRKDNPEEFKRQALASIVKHCQAIIDMQAAGSVALDYGNNLRGQAEKGGLQVRDENGQFLYPGFVPGYIRPLFCEGKGPFRWAALSGDPQDILRIDRALLETFPDNKMLARWIEKAQAKVPFIGLPARVCWLGYGEREKFGLVINDLVARGEVSAPIVIGRDHLDCGSVASPNRETEGMKDGSDAVADWPLLNALANTASGADWVSLHNGGGVGIGNSTHSGMVIVATGTPEKAERLRRVLTTDPGMGVFRHADAGYELAQQVAQERGVKIPR
- a CDS encoding ATP-dependent endonuclease — its product is MELKEIRIRNFRTVEQEQSIALANGITLVGPNSSGKTNILKAIKILFTGFENTLGYNRVQDLTFGQKNRTSIVAQFQGEAKGIDKEIYKQVDELHKLQGTKRSNDLINLSLYFTEAETPVYNIFSNVKRPTDAAKNKTYSRIHRQLVTQIIDSFCIYYVPASKSIKQLYEELLAPFLRQLAADAFEPHIAAMLVQVDEVAARLNKQLHDAGLKNLNASFAIPDDSLNKLLTNFNSILEDPAKTPLYEKGMGIQSTALIASFLWITQEQKRRNRKNVIWLLEEPESYLHPELSMACLKLLNELEKESLVVKTTHSLSFVPQDPNKTKGVIVNSDKRTEVSSFKTYADATNALRRSLGVRFSDFYNLDVYNVFVEGPSDREVFKWLLGKLPEPSYALPYLRKAQILDQGGVKFLGGFLRATYAFIHKERACVAVFDGDDAGVKEYRDLQQFFGQHSIPFEANRDFVVVRNKFALEGLFPDAWIIDIESHHKSWFKTFSVDASGELSPFDIHDNNKSQVQNELMKRANDETDLSWADRLIVVCNAIDNALEIQEKRLSKTQTPKAIIAKPLPSTSS